A single Anas acuta chromosome 27, bAnaAcu1.1, whole genome shotgun sequence DNA region contains:
- the KCTD9 gene encoding BTB/POZ domain-containing protein KCTD9 has protein sequence MRRVTLFVNGSPRNGKVVAVYGTLSDLLSVASNKLGIKATSVYNGKGGLIDDIALIRDDDVLFVCEGEPFIDPQTDARPHEELTGSHTDWLTLNVGGRYFTTTRSTLVNKEPDSMLAHMFKDKDAWGNKQDHRGAFLIDRSPEYFEPILNYLRHGQLIVNDGINLLGVLEEARFFGIDSLIEHLEIAIKNSQPAEDHSPISRKEFVRFLLATPTKSELRCQGLNFSGADLSRLDLRYINFKMANLSRCNLAHANLCCANLERADLSGSVLDCANLQGVKMLCSNAEGASLKGCNFEDPSGLKANLEGANLKGVDMEGSQMTGINLRVATLKNAKLKNCNLRGATLAGTDLENCDLSGCDLQEANLRGSNVKGAIFEEMLTPLHMSQSVR, from the exons ATGCGGCGGGTGACGCTGTTCGTCAACGGCAGCCCCCGGAACGGGAAG GTCGTGGCCGTGTATGGCACTTTGTCAGATTTGCTGTCTGTGGCTAGTAATAAGCTGGGAATAAAGGCGACCAGTGTTTACAATGGAAAAGGCGGACTCATTGATGATATCGCGTTGATTAG GGATGATGATGTTCTCTTTGTCTGTGAAGGGGAACCATTCATTG ATCCTCAGACTGATGCGAGACCTCACGAGGAACTAACTGGGTCGCACACAGACTGGTTAACGCTCAATGTTGGAGGCCGATACTTCACCACAACACG GAGCACTTTGGTGAATAAAGAACCTGACAGTATGTTGGCCCACATGTTTAAAGATAAAG ATGCTTGGGGAAATAAGCAAGATCATAGAGGAGCATTCCTAATTGACCGCAGTCCAGAGTATTTTGAACCAATTTTGAACTATTTGCGTCATGGACAGCTCATTGTAAATGATGGCATCAATTTGCTAG gTGTTTTGGAAGAAGCCAGGTTTTTCGGTATCGATTCACTAATTGAGCACCTAGAAATAGCTATTAAG AATTCACAGCCAGCAGAGGATCATTCTCCTATATCTCGAAAAGAGTTTGTGCGATTCCTGCTGGCAACCCCAACCAAGTCTGAGCTGCGATGTCAG ggtCTCAATTTCAGTGGAGCAGATCTTTCTCGACTAGATCTTCGCTATATAAACTTCAAGATGGCCAACCTAAGCCGTTGCAACCTAGCGCATGCCAACTTATGCTGTGCCAATCTTGAAAGAGCTGACCTCTCTGGATCGGTGCTCGAT TGTGCAAACCTCCAAGGGGTAAAGATGCTGTGTTCCAACGCAGAAGGAGCATCTCTAAAAGGGTGCAATTTTGAAGATCCATCAGGCCTTAAAGCTAATTTGGAAG GTGCTAACTTGAAAGGTGTTGACATGGAAGGCAGTCAAATGACAGGAATTAATCTCAGAGTGGCAACACTGAAAAACGCAAAACTAAAAAACTGTAATCTTAGAGGAGCAACTTTGGCAGGAACTGATTTGGAA aATTGTGATCTTTCAGGTTGTGATCTACAAGAAGCTAATTTGAGGGGATCTAATGTAAAAGGAGCTATTTTTGAAGAGATGCTGACACCTTTGCACATGTCTCAGAGCGTCAGATAG